One Purpureocillium takamizusanense chromosome 1, complete sequence genomic window carries:
- the BUB3 gene encoding mitotic spindle checkpoint protein Bub3 (EggNog:ENOG503NUFR~COG:D) yields MAPATQYELSPPPGDAVSAIAFAPVSPTKLLVASWDKKVYSYDVSGGADEKSLLKTYELRAPVLDVCFGADDDEAFTGTVDCGVNRLNLATGETTLLSKHQAPVRCVVYSRDHAILVSASWDCSLHIHNLNDPSSEPVRIPLPGKPHSVAASPSKVVVAMTGRIMNIYDLNAMADLFASGSQDLKPWQQRESSLRFLTRAVACMPNDAGYATSSIEGRVAVEWFEDTDESQARKFAFKCHRQPAPDGDGDIVYPVNALAFHPVHGTFASGGGDGTVALWDAVAKRRLKQYQKFPNSVAALAFSSDGKYLAIGVCPGFETGQDDYSGEGQTSILIRELGDNEAKGKGAK; encoded by the exons ATGGCTCCCG CGACTCAGTACGagctctccccccccccgggcgaCGCAGTGTCCGCGATCGCATTCGCGCCCGTTTCTCCGACCAAGCTCCTTGTCGCGAGCTGGGACAAGAAAGTCTACAGCTACGATGTgtccggcggcgcagacgaaAAAAGCCTTTTAAAAACCTACGAGCTTCGAGCGCCGGTCCTGGACGTGTGCTTTggtgccgacgatgatgaggcctTCACTGGCACTGTGGATTGTGGCGTGAACAG ACTCAATCTTGCAACTGGAGAGACGACGCTATTGAGCAAGCATCAGGCGCCTGTAAGATGCGTCGTCTACAGCAGAGATCATG ccatCCTTGTGTCTGCGTCATGGGACTGCAGCCTGCATATCCACAACCTCAACGACCCCTCCAGCGAGCCCGTGAGGATTCCCCTGCCTGGGAAGCCGCATTCTGTGGCCGCCAGCCCGTCCAAGGTGGTTGTCGCCATGACTGGCCGCATCATGAACATCTACGacctcaacgccatggcGGACCTCTTCGCCTCGGGATCCCAGGATCTCAagccatggcagcagcgggagTCATCTCTACGTTTCCTCACCAGAGCGGTCGCTTGTATGCCCAACGACGCCGGTTATGCTACGAGCAGCATCGAGGGTCGAGTCGCCGTGGAGTGGTTCGAGGATACGGATGAGTCACAGGCGCGGAAATTCGCGTTCAAATGTCACAGGCAACCCGCGcctgacggcgacggcgacatcgtCTACCCTGTCAACGCGCTGGCATTCCACCCCGTTCACGGCACGTTTGCCTCtggaggcggagacggcaCCGTCGCGCTCTGGGATGCCGTGGCCAAGCGCAGGTTGAAGCAGTACCAAAAGTTTCCAAATAGCGTCGCGGCACTTGCGTTCTCGAGCGACGGCAAGTACCTCGCGATTGGAGTTTGCCCGGGCTTCGAGACAGGGCAAGACGACTATAGCGGAGAGGGTCAAACGTCGATTCTGATACGGGAGCTCGGAGACAACGAGGCTAAGGGCAAGGGAGCCAAATAA
- a CDS encoding uncharacterized protein (EggNog:ENOG503P27W~TransMembrane:1 (o12-31i)~COG:S): MASKNPVPSRAALNALRGVVLTTSCSVILLAEERRRRLKIARAAIDNARKLHTVRSNRGPLALTEGLAQWEGSFSGVGDDVLSVSSIPRPRTSTRRRRRRDGSTDSSPDVANIHDHSTELQISRGAHTPASATSTAGLASLHTFVPDAINLESLKFATPSPTARPRDGGWRPPKAFSNITAYNSISAQSAQVTKPNKAKGSPLDDHPANIEPNPPMKAVDPLDSARSYLIRSVQGSSSSPPRPFYDEALVILDQLLGQSDMSHLDRTEICERIELANRVLQRLASFGLPIPRAAKSIKAIGVELLRLTSRNEPSKTVDVLAALIPLCRDPLRVIISCFEFVQASGSVKHMETLLSFLSDRKRSQLWMRGLLLHRILARHGKLQEDFDSTKQLYRAMRAAGIFKTVAVPYETEYKIRRLMILMAAEARNDSFLSQELQAIRNLAPDAHAVDLRLQGKLSIRDAELGNWSLVHEQLRRLDSGLDTTCADFQAALIRITDVFAQTHTPNELEAFVRALATTYQMKPKNRWVYRVLDEHASRRQTDAVFQWLRFCRESGLPMDDAFVERLYTRCRKYWSFSDTSIASLQQSLRACGSRLQLVGEQRDDAAACGQDSRSTRDVNSHDKSASSSGLRGAVMEHLNAKNGAHVDEAIALIRSAHERGQDISNALTPVLMARLERGDDPTELIEEALRMGARIHDSAFNKASQLLSAKGNLRGAAEICKVAARENGNGQLLYNEYNFANLVFAYTGSARYGDLKSILCDFTSGEQWWHGSRTCKESVKLAMKTAAMRAVVQPKDMKPHRQALDQLDAALIHVKQCRSNRGHRRAVTEAIVRVIKNPSDSKLYENMGLKRGHVQGHAGGQLLERSAEPLEDAVLTAAAGAG; encoded by the coding sequence ATGGCATCGAAAAATCCTGTTCCGTCTAGGGCGGCGCTCAATGCCCTGCGTGGCGTCGTCCTCACCACGTCATGCTCAGTCATTCTGCTTGCCGAGGAACGAAGGCGGCGCCTCAAGATAGCTCGGGCAGCCATCGACAATGCAAGGAAGTTGCACACTGTGAGGTCCAACCGCGGGCCCCTTGCCCTGACCGAAGGTCTCGCTCAATGGGAAGGGAGCTTCTCAggtgtcggcgacgatgttCTTTCAGTATCATCGATTCCACGACCTAGGACCTCgacacgtcgccgccgacgccgcgatGGATCAACAGACTCGAGCCCCGACGTCGCCAATATCCACGACCACAGTACCGAACTTCAAATATCTCGTGGTGCTCATACGCCAGCCTCGGCCACATccaccgccggcctcgcAAGCCTGCACACCTTCGTACCTGACGCAATCAACTTGGAGTCGCTCAAGTTTGCGACCCCCAGCCCGACGGCCCGTCCGCGCGATGGGGGGTGGAGGCCCCCAAAGGCTTTCTCAAACATCACTGCGTATAACTCCATATCGGCACAATCGGCGCAAGTCACCAAGCCCAACAAGGCGAAGGGATCGCCGTTAGATGACCACCCTGCGAACATCGAACCCAATCCGCCCATGAAAGCGGTAGATCCATTGGACTCTGCTCGCTCCTATCTAATACGATCCGTTCAAGGCAGCTCGAGCTCTCCTCCGCGGCCTTTCTACGATGAAGCGTTGGTCATTCTGGATCAACTACTCGGACAGTCAGACATGAGCCATTTGGACCGGACCGAAATTTGTGAGCGCATAGAGCTAGCAAACCGGGTGCTGCAAAGGCTCGCGTCGTTTGGTCTTCCTATACCCAGAGCCGCCAAGTCTATCAAAGCCATCGGTGTTGAATTGCTGAGATTGACGAGTCGAAATGAACCCTCCAAAACTGTCGACGTTTTGGCGGCCCTGATTCCTCTTTGTCGAGACCCTCTCAGGGTCATCATCTCGTGCTTCGAATTTGTTCAAGCAAGCGGCTCAGTTAAGCATATGGAGACATTGCTTAGCTTCCTCTCTGACCGAAAGCGGTCACAGCTTTGGATGCGGGGCTTACTGTTGCATCGCATACTCGCCCGTCATGGAAAGCTCCAAGAAGATTTCGACAGCACCAAGCAGCTATATCGTGCAATGCGAGCCGCAGGAATATTCAAGACTGTGGCAGTTCCTTACGAAACTGAGTATAAGATACGGCGCCTGATGATCCTTATGGCAGCAGAAGCACGTAACGACTCCTTCCTCTCCCAGGAATTACAGGCCATTCGAAACCTAGCCCCCGATGCGCATGCAGTCGACCTGCGGCTCCAAGGCAAACTAAGTATCCGTGACGCCGAACTTGGTAACTGGAGCCTTGTCCATGAGCAGTTGAGGCGACTTGATAGCGGTCTCGACACTACCTGCGCTGACTTTCAAGCGGCGTTGATTCGGATCACTGATGTCTTTGCGCAAACGCACACTCCCAATGAGCTGGAGGCGTTTGTACGAGCACTCGCTACAACATACCAGATGAAACCGAAGAATCGCTGGGTGTACAGGGTTCTAGACGAGCATGCCAGCCGCCGTCAAACTGACGCTGTCTTCCAGTGGCTGCGGTTCTGCCGCGAGAGCGGACTGCCAATGGACGATGCGTTCGTTGAACGGCTCTACACCCGGTGCCGCAAGTATTGGAGCTTTTCCGATACAAGCATTGCGAGTCTCCAGCAGAGCTTGCGTGCATGCGGATCGCGCCTGCAACTGGTCGGGGAACAGagagacgacgccgcagcatGTGGGCAAGATAGCAGATCAACGAGAGACGTCAACTCGCACGACAAGTCTGCATCATCAAGTGGTCTCCGAGGAGCAGTCATGGAGCACTTGAACGCAAAGAACGGGGcgcatgtcgacgaggccatcgcaCTGATACGGTCAGCGCATGAACGTGGTCAGGACATCAGCAATGCCCTGACACCCGTGCTCATGGCGCGCCTCGAAAGGGGAGATGATCCAACcgagctcatcgaggagGCACTGCGGATGGGCGCACGCATACACGACAGCGCATTCAACAAGGCTAGTCAGCTGCTGTCAGCGAAGGGCAACCTCAGGGGCGCGGCCGAGATATGCAAGGTAGCAGCCAGAGAgaacggcaacggccagcTTCTCTACAACGAGTACAACTTTGCCAACCTGGTCTTTGCCTACACAGGTTCGGCACGTTACGGCGATCTCAAGTCTATCTTGTGCGACTTCACATCCGGGGAGCAGTGGTGGCACGGCAGCCGCACGTGCAAGGAAAGCGTCAAGCtggcgatgaagacggcAGCGATGCGGGCCGTTGTTCAGCCAAAGGACATGAAACCGCACCGTCAGGCCCTGGACCAGCTGGACGCGGCCCTCATCCACGTGAAGCAGTGTCGCTCCAACCGTGGTCATCGGAGAGCAGTGACGGAAGCGATTGTACGCGTCATCAAGAATCCATCAGACTCGAAATTGTATGAGAATATGGGCCTTAAGAGGGGTCACGTCCAGGGCCATGCCGGTGGACAGTTGTTGGAACGATCAGCGGAGCCGTTGGAAGATGCTGTGCTGAcagctgcggcgggggcagGTTGA
- a CDS encoding uncharacterized protein (COG:C~EggNog:ENOG503NWH7), protein MRWLPLVIATKYTSNFTAGAANPPTVMASFTGNGTKSLVTSLKSSLDRLQTGYIDLLYVHFWDYSTSIPELMQSLNQLVAAGQVLYLGASDTPAWVVSKANEYARNHGLRQFSVYQGFWNAGSRELEREIIPMCRSEGMAICPWGAVGGGKFKTEEQRQRADGRNTGYSETDIKVSLALESIASRKNSTLTSIALAYVMHKAPYVFPVAGGRKIEQLKANIEALTIGLSDDEIKEIENAAPFDWGFPHNLIWAGGAGTSYQNVWLLGTGGNFEYVEEVKPILPAQGGSWEPRSKSYIWRWVSDRLRRPMWIGNRAVTGANGATRW, encoded by the exons ATGAGATGG TTACCCCTAGTCATTGCCACTAAATACACGAGTAACTTCACCGCCGGTGCCGCAAATCCGCCTACAGTCATGGCAAGCTTCACCGGTAATGGAACAAAGAGCCTGGTCACGTCCCTGAAAAGCAGCCTCGATAGGCTCCAGACCGGTTACATAGACTTGCTCTACGTGCACTTCTGGGACTACAGCACCTCGATCCCGGAACTAATGCAGTCGCTCAACCAGCTCGTGGCTGCCGGTCAGGTTTTGTATCTTGGGGCCAGTGACACTCCGGCTTGGGTTGTCAG CAAGGCAAACGAGTACGCCCGTAACCACGGCCTCCGACAATTCTCGGTGTATCAAGGCTTTTGGAACGCAGGATCCCGAGAGCTTGAGCGCGAGATCATTCCAATGTGCAGATCAGAGGGCATGGCCATCTGTCCCTGGGGCGCCGTGGGCGGAGGGAAGTTCAAAACTGAGGAGCAGCGTCAACGTGCAGACGGCCGCAACACCGGTTACTCCGAAACGGATATCAAGGTGAGCTTGGCTCTAGAGTCCATTGCGAGCCGAAAGAACTCGACTCTCACGAGCATCGCACTGGCGTATGTTATGCATAAGGCTCCTTATGTGTTTCCGGTTGCTGGCGGCAGAAAGATCGAGCAACTCAAGGCTAATATCGAGGCGCTCACGATTGGACTGAGCGACGATGAGATCAAGGAGATTGAGAACGCCGCACCGTTTGACTGGGGCTTCCCACATAATCTGATTTGGGCAGGCGGTGCCGGCACGTCCTACCAGAACGTGTGGCTCCTCGGCACGGGTGGAAACTTTGAGTATGTCGAGGAAGTAAAG CCCATTCTGCCGGCACAAGGAGGGTCGTGGGAACCTCGCTCAAAGTCTTACATTTGGCGCTGGGTCTCGGATCGTTTACGACGACCTATGTGGATTGGGAATAGAGCCGTCACTGGCGCCAATGGAGCCACGAGGTGGTAG
- the ALG5 gene encoding Dolichyl-phosphate beta-glucosyltransferase (COG:M~EggNog:ENOG503NTZC~TransMembrane:1 (o24-49i)~CAZy:GT2_Glycos_transf): MELVSGLVARFLGPLWAWIEATPVHVLFVCFVALVLLGFICLFLLLHLVAPKPRPVLPSEKTYITSSPSGTPTAPRQLPCWHDRWQAERRLSEERAKPQEAYPMPDAGSIEPAELYLSVVFPAYNEEDRIIPTLEEAVEYLDKHIGRATDHKAVRSPSRRRHVRAHSAESEPEKQLSGYEIIVVNDGSKDRTVDVVLEFATKHQLHDVIRIVSLTRNRGKGGGVTHGLRHVRGEYALFADADGASRFSDVSRLIEGCEEVVDGSHRGVAIGSRAHLVGSEAVVKVCPVLAFFVFYFPRRIRSIRAY; this comes from the exons ATGGAGCTGGTCTCGGGCCTGGTGGCGCGCTTCCTCGGGCCGCTTTGGGCGTGGATTGAAGCGACTCCCGTGCACGTCCTCTTCGTGTGCTTTGTCgcgctcgtcctcctcgggtTCATCTGC CTCttcctgctcctccaccttgtCGCGCCGAAACCCCGACCCGTCCTACCGTCAGAAAAGACATACATAACCTCGAGCCCCTCGGGCACGCCGACCGCGCCCCGACAGCTCCCCTGCTGGCATGACCGCTGGCAGGCCGAGCGACGCCTCAGCGAGGAGCGGGCCAAGCCCCAGGAGGCATACCCCATGCCAGACGCCGGCTCCATTGAGCCCGCCGAGCTGTACCTGAGCGTCGTGTTCCCGGCCTACAACGAGGAGGACCGTATCATTCCGAcgctggaggaggcggtggagtACCTCGACAAGCACATCGGTCGGGCGACGGACCATAAGGCCGTCCGCAGCCCctctcgacggcgacatgtCCGCGCTCACTCGGCCGAAAGTGAGCCTGAGAAGCAGCTCTCTGGCTACGAGATTATCGTTGTAAACGATGGTAGCAAGGACAGGACGGTAGACGTTGTGCTCGAGTTCGCGACCAAGCACCAGCTGCACGACGTCATCCGGATCGTGTCTCTGACGAGGAATCGGGGCAAGGGTGGCGGCGTCACGCACGGGCTGCGACATGTGAGGGGCGAGTACGCGCTCTtcgcggacgcggacgggGCGTCGCGGTTCAGCGACGTGAGCAGGTTGATTGAGGGCTGCGAGGAGGTTGTCGACGGGTCACATCGCGGTGTCGCCATCGGCAGCCGAGCGCATCtcgtcggcagcgaggcggtaGTCAAGGTATGTCCTGTCCTGGCATTTTTTGTCTTCTATTTCCCGCGCCGAATCAGATCCATACGTGCATACTGA
- the ALG5 gene encoding Dolichyl-phosphate beta-glucosyltransferase (BUSCO:EOG09264B2P~COG:M~TransMembrane:1 (o24-49i)~EggNog:ENOG503NTZC~CAZy:GT2_Glycos_transf), translated as MELVSGLVARFLGPLWAWIEATPVHVLFVCFVALVLLGFICLFLLLHLVAPKPRPVLPSEKTYITSSPSGTPTAPRQLPCWHDRWQAERRLSEERAKPQEAYPMPDAGSIEPAELYLSVVFPAYNEEDRIIPTLEEAVEYLDKHIGRATDHKAVRSPSRRRHVRAHSAESEPEKQLSGYEIIVVNDGSKDRTVDVVLEFATKHQLHDVIRIVSLTRNRGKGGGVTHGLRHVRGEYALFADADGASRFSDVSRLIEGCEEVVDGSHRGVAIGSRAHLVGSEAVVKRSALRNFLMRSFHLVLTILTPPATSRIRDTQCGFKLFTRAALPHIVPYMHAEGWIFDIEMLMLAESAPATPVLGSDGSVIGASPGIKVAEVPIEWHEVGGSKLNVIQDSVKMAVGLAVLRASWMMGVYRRRLT; from the exons ATGGAGCTGGTCTCGGGCCTGGTGGCGCGCTTCCTCGGGCCGCTTTGGGCGTGGATTGAAGCGACTCCCGTGCACGTCCTCTTCGTGTGCTTTGTCgcgctcgtcctcctcgggtTCATCTGC CTCttcctgctcctccaccttgtCGCGCCGAAACCCCGACCCGTCCTACCGTCAGAAAAGACATACATAACCTCGAGCCCCTCGGGCACGCCGACCGCGCCCCGACAGCTCCCCTGCTGGCATGACCGCTGGCAGGCCGAGCGACGCCTCAGCGAGGAGCGGGCCAAGCCCCAGGAGGCATACCCCATGCCAGACGCCGGCTCCATTGAGCCCGCCGAGCTGTACCTGAGCGTCGTGTTCCCGGCCTACAACGAGGAGGACCGTATCATTCCGAcgctggaggaggcggtggagtACCTCGACAAGCACATCGGTCGGGCGACGGACCATAAGGCCGTCCGCAGCCCctctcgacggcgacatgtCCGCGCTCACTCGGCCGAAAGTGAGCCTGAGAAGCAGCTCTCTGGCTACGAGATTATCGTTGTAAACGATGGTAGCAAGGACAGGACGGTAGACGTTGTGCTCGAGTTCGCGACCAAGCACCAGCTGCACGACGTCATCCGGATCGTGTCTCTGACGAGGAATCGGGGCAAGGGTGGCGGCGTCACGCACGGGCTGCGACATGTGAGGGGCGAGTACGCGCTCTtcgcggacgcggacgggGCGTCGCGGTTCAGCGACGTGAGCAGGTTGATTGAGGGCTGCGAGGAGGTTGTCGACGGGTCACATCGCGGTGTCGCCATCGGCAGCCGAGCGCATCtcgtcggcagcgaggcggtaGTCAAG CGCTCCGCCCTGCGCAACTTCCTCATGCGCTCGTTCCACCTCGTCCTGACCATACTcaccccgcccgccacgtcgCGCATCCGCGACACCCAGTGCGGCTTCAAGCTCTTCACGCGCGCGGCGCTCCCGCACATCGTGCCGTACATGCACGCCGAGGGCTGGATCTTCGACATCGAGATGCTCATGCTCGCCGAGTCGGCCCCCGCCACGcccgtcctcggcagcgACGGCTCCGTTATCGGCGCCAGCCCCGGCAtcaaggtcgccgaggtgCCCATCGAGTGGCacgaggtcggcggcagcaagctCAACGTCATACAGGACAGCGTCAAGATGgccgtcggcctggccgtcCTGCGCGCGAGCTGGATGATGGGCGTGTATCGGCGGCGGTTGACGTGA
- a CDS encoding uncharacterized protein (COG:C~EggNog:ENOG503NWH7): MSTALPMAPPAQSPLAQYRLLAPTAAARVSPICLGTMNFGTAWEDWLGRCDQNTAECILDFFYEQVSNFIDTANSYQFGDSEIWVGEWMRKRNNRDEMVIATKYTSNFTAGAANPPTVMASFTGNGTKSLVTSLKSSLDRLQTGYIDLLYVHFWDYSTSIPELMQSLNQLVAAGQVLYLGASDTPAWVVSKANEYARNHGLRQFSVYQGFWNAGSRELEREIIPMCRSEGMAICPWGAVGGGKFKTEEQRQRADGRNTGYSETDIKVSLALESIASRKNSTLTSIALAYVMHKAPYVFPVAGGRKIEQLKANIEALTIGLSDDEIKEIENAAPFDWGFPHNLIWAGGAGTSYQNVWLLGTGGNFEYVEEVKPILPAQGGSWEPRSKSYIWRWVSDRLRRPMWIGNRAVTGANGATRW, translated from the exons ATGAGCACCGCGTTGCCAATGGCCCCTCCGGCGCAGTCGCCGTTGGCCCAGTATCGACTGCTTGCACcgacagctgctgctcgggtAAGCCCAATTTGTCTCGGAACCATGAACTTTGGCACCGCATG GGAGGATTGGCTCGGTCGTTGTGACCAAAATACTGCGGAGTGTATTCTGGACTTCTTCTACGAACAAGTAA GCAATTTCATTGACACAGCTAACAGCTACCAGTTTGGTGACTCTGAGATATGGGTTGGTGAATGGATGCGGAAGCGCAACAATCGCGATGAGATGG TCATTGCCACTAAATACACGAGTAACTTCACCGCCGGTGCCGCAAATCCGCCTACAGTCATGGCAAGCTTCACCGGTAATGGAACAAAGAGCCTGGTCACGTCCCTGAAAAGCAGCCTCGATAGGCTCCAGACCGGTTACATAGACTTGCTCTACGTGCACTTCTGGGACTACAGCACCTCGATCCCGGAACTAATGCAGTCGCTCAACCAGCTCGTGGCTGCCGGTCAGGTTTTGTATCTTGGGGCCAGTGACACTCCGGCTTGGGTTGTCAG CAAGGCAAACGAGTACGCCCGTAACCACGGCCTCCGACAATTCTCGGTGTATCAAGGCTTTTGGAACGCAGGATCCCGAGAGCTTGAGCGCGAGATCATTCCAATGTGCAGATCAGAGGGCATGGCCATCTGTCCCTGGGGCGCCGTGGGCGGAGGGAAGTTCAAAACTGAGGAGCAGCGTCAACGTGCAGACGGCCGCAACACCGGTTACTCCGAAACGGATATCAAGGTGAGCTTGGCTCTAGAGTCCATTGCGAGCCGAAAGAACTCGACTCTCACGAGCATCGCACTGGCGTATGTTATGCATAAGGCTCCTTATGTGTTTCCGGTTGCTGGCGGCAGAAAGATCGAGCAACTCAAGGCTAATATCGAGGCGCTCACGATTGGACTGAGCGACGATGAGATCAAGGAGATTGAGAACGCCGCACCGTTTGACTGGGGCTTCCCACATAATCTGATTTGGGCAGGCGGTGCCGGCACGTCCTACCAGAACGTGTGGCTCCTCGGCACGGGTGGAAACTTTGAGTATGTCGAGGAAGTAAAG CCCATTCTGCCGGCACAAGGAGGGTCGTGGGAACCTCGCTCAAAGTCTTACATTTGGCGCTGGGTCTCGGATCGTTTACGACGACCTATGTGGATTGGGAATAGAGCCGTCACTGGCGCCAATGGAGCCACGAGGTGGTAG
- a CDS encoding uncharacterized protein (COG:C~EggNog:ENOG503NWH7) — protein MRKRNNRDEMVIATKYTSNFTAGAANPPTVMASFTGNGTKSLVTSLKSSLDRLQTGYIDLLYVHFWDYSTSIPELMQSLNQLVAAGQVLYLGASDTPAWVVSKANEYARNHGLRQFSVYQGFWNAGSRELEREIIPMCRSEGMAICPWGAVGGGKFKTEEQRQRADGRNTGYSETDIKVSLALESIASRKNSTLTSIALAYVMHKAPYVFPVAGGRKIEQLKANIEALTIGLSDDEIKEIENAAPFDWGFPHNLIWAGGAGTSYQNVWLLGTGGNFEYVEEVKPILPAQGGSWEPRSKSYIWRWVSDRLRRPMWIGNRAVTGANGATRW, from the exons ATGCGGAAGCGCAACAATCGCGATGAGATGG TCATTGCCACTAAATACACGAGTAACTTCACCGCCGGTGCCGCAAATCCGCCTACAGTCATGGCAAGCTTCACCGGTAATGGAACAAAGAGCCTGGTCACGTCCCTGAAAAGCAGCCTCGATAGGCTCCAGACCGGTTACATAGACTTGCTCTACGTGCACTTCTGGGACTACAGCACCTCGATCCCGGAACTAATGCAGTCGCTCAACCAGCTCGTGGCTGCCGGTCAGGTTTTGTATCTTGGGGCCAGTGACACTCCGGCTTGGGTTGTCAG CAAGGCAAACGAGTACGCCCGTAACCACGGCCTCCGACAATTCTCGGTGTATCAAGGCTTTTGGAACGCAGGATCCCGAGAGCTTGAGCGCGAGATCATTCCAATGTGCAGATCAGAGGGCATGGCCATCTGTCCCTGGGGCGCCGTGGGCGGAGGGAAGTTCAAAACTGAGGAGCAGCGTCAACGTGCAGACGGCCGCAACACCGGTTACTCCGAAACGGATATCAAGGTGAGCTTGGCTCTAGAGTCCATTGCGAGCCGAAAGAACTCGACTCTCACGAGCATCGCACTGGCGTATGTTATGCATAAGGCTCCTTATGTGTTTCCGGTTGCTGGCGGCAGAAAGATCGAGCAACTCAAGGCTAATATCGAGGCGCTCACGATTGGACTGAGCGACGATGAGATCAAGGAGATTGAGAACGCCGCACCGTTTGACTGGGGCTTCCCACATAATCTGATTTGGGCAGGCGGTGCCGGCACGTCCTACCAGAACGTGTGGCTCCTCGGCACGGGTGGAAACTTTGAGTATGTCGAGGAAGTAAAG CCCATTCTGCCGGCACAAGGAGGGTCGTGGGAACCTCGCTCAAAGTCTTACATTTGGCGCTGGGTCTCGGATCGTTTACGACGACCTATGTGGATTGGGAATAGAGCCGTCACTGGCGCCAATGGAGCCACGAGGTGGTAG
- the ERG1 gene encoding Squalene monooxygenase (EggNog:ENOG503NUIZ~BUSCO:EOG09261M4S~TransMembrane:3 (o24-41i443-460o475-496i)~COG:I) codes for MATATVSAAADARLRRETYHEADVVVVGAGVFGCAAAYALAEQGRSVILLERSMHEPNRIVGELLQPGGLAALKKLGLGHCVDGIDAVPCKGYNVIYHGEPSLIPYPPVDDSGDVPYKWSGSGGDGEGKRPEGRSFHHGRFISQLRKSCLAHDNITVVETEVTSTIRGEHSEQVLGVKSRTKDPETGAKKPDYFFGQLTIIADGYDSKFRKQILGNASVVKRSKFYALELIDCPLPKENFGHVIIGNASPVLLYQIGTHETRALFDVPQGLPEASPAAGGVRGYIKKVAIPALPPSVRATAERALEDGKIPPSMPNSWLPPTPQSQQGVVLLGDAFNMRHPLTGGGMTVAFNDALLLAELLHPSRVRNLEDPAVVRPALLDFYWRRKKYTSIINVLAQALYTLFAANDRQLRALQLGCFEYFQRGMTDGPCGMLGGIIHMPSVLAYHFFSVAFVALWLNARTVMSGPLGPLKLPLALIDAVLILWKASAVFLPLIFREGFR; via the coding sequence aTGGCGACCGCCACCgtgtccgcggcggccgacgctcGCCTGCGGCGCGAAACGTACCACGAggccgatgtcgtcgtcgtcggcgcgggcgtcttcggttgcgccgccgcctacgcGCTAGCCGAGCAAGGCCGCTCCGTCATACTCCTCGAGCGGTCGATGCACGAGCCCAatcgcatcgtcggcgagctgctgcaaccgggcgggctcgcggcgctcaagaagctgggcctcggccactgcgtcgacggcatcgatgCCGTGCCATGCAAGGGCTACAACGTCATATATCACGGCGAGCCGTCGCTCATCCCATacccgcccgtcgacgactcggGCGACGTGCCCTACAAATGGTCCGGCTCCGGCGGggatggcgagggcaagCGACCCGAGGGTCGCAGCTTTCACCACGGCCGCTTCATCTCCCAGCTGCGCAAGTCCTGCCTCGCCCACGACAACATCACCGTCGTAGAGACCGAGGTGACGAGCACCATCCGCGGGGAACACTCGGAGCAGGTACTTGGTGTCAAGTCGCGCACCAAGGACCCCGAAACGGGCGCCAAGAAGCCCGACTACTTCTTCGGCCAGCTgaccatcatcgccgacggcTACGACTCCAAATTCCGCAAGCAGATCCTCGGCAATGCGTCGGTCGTCAAGAGGAGCAAGTTTTacgccctcgagctcatcgactGCCCCCTTCCCAAGGAGAATTTTGGGCACGTCATCATTGGCAACGCCTCCCCCGTCCTTCTATATCAGATCGGCACCCATGAGACGCGCGCCCTCTTTGACGTGCCTCAGGGCTTGCCCGAGGCGTCTCCCGCCGCTGGTGGCGTGCGCGGCTACATCAAGAAGGTGGCCATACCCGCGCTGCCACCCTCGGTACGCGCCACCGCGGAGAgggccctcgaggacggcaagatcCCTCCCAGCATGCCCAAcagctggctgccgcccacgccccagtcgcagcagggcgtcgtcctgctcggcgacgccttcAACATGCGCCACCCGCTCACGGGCGGCGGTATGACCGTCGCCTTCAACGACGCCCTCCTTCTGGCCGAGCTTCTCCACCCCTCCCGCGTCCGCAACCTCGAAGACccggccgtcgtccgccccgccctcctcgacttCTACTGGCGCCGCAAGAAGTACACGTCCATCATCAacgtcctcgcccaggccCTCTACACTctcttcgccgccaacgaccgccagctgcgcgccctccagctcggctGCTTCGAGTACTTCCAGCGCGGCATGACCGACGGGCCCTGCGGCatgctcggcggcatcatccaCATGCCCTCGGTCCTCGCCTACCActtcttctccgtcgccttcgtcgccctGTGGCTCAACGCCCGCACCGTCATGAGCGGGCCCCTGGGGCCCTTGAAGCTGCCCCTTGCCCTCATCGACGCTGTCCTCATCCTGTGGAAAGCGTCGGCCGTCTTCCTGCCGCTCATCTTTCGGGAGGGCTTCCGGTGA